The genomic segment AGAGAGATTCTACAAAAATCCACTACGCCGGTTAACGCTGCGTAACGGATGCCAACGATTTAGGCAGTTTGGATTATGGCTGAAAAAAGTTTAAGAACGGCGATCATCCTCAAATATACGGCTAGGAAATAAAACCTCTCTTGACAAGGCATGATCCCCTACAGGCAGAAACGGTTCTCAAAGAAGGCAGCACACGCTGCTATTCAGGATTTCAACCTGCGGATTCGTGAGCACAGGGTAATACCCATATTGTCATTTCAAGAATGAACTACCTCATACATGATCAAGTGCGAGTGAATCCGGAATGGAATAAATTTTCTTTTGACGTGTGAGCTCGTCATTTTGAGTGGATGGAGAAGCTGACCTTTGTATGGGAAATGGATTAGGGCCGTTTTGCCCACCATAACATTTTCCGTGCGACAAAATGGTGTGACTCAGATACACTCAAAAGCTTTTACCTTATTATTTGAACTTTTTTTTGCTCTCATAAATTCTGTGGGCTCAGAAGTTCGAAAATACTTCGACTTTTTCATTGCCCGCATCAGCCATCGATCATAAAGGGAAACGAGGTGGGGGGGTGTACACCCCATTGTGATCCCGTAACGTCGCTCTTACTCTATTGAGCAGGAGAAGCAGATACTTTTCCACAATGGAATGGCCACTTAATCGGCCTATTCTTAAAGAGAAAGACATTTTATGAAAAAAAATCCACTGACGCAGGGAAAATTAATGGAAAACTCCACCGGGATCGGCACGGTGACACGCAAGATGGTACGCAAGCGGGCGACTGAACTGGCGATGATCAGCGGCAGCACCTCTCAAGGATTGTCAAAATCCGATCTTGCACAGGCTAGGCACGAGTTAACGGGAGGATCGGATATTGATCCGCAGACTGCGATCCTTGAATCGGTGCCTGAGTCCGAGCGAGCGGAGCCAATGCCGAGTTCAACAGGACACAAAGCACCGAAATCTTCCGACGAAGATGAAGACGGCGAGGGACGCAGCCAAAGCGCGAAACTCGTCGAACAAGGCGTGGAAGAAGCAGAGCACGATCAAATGCTCAGGGCCGCACAAATCAAATTGCCATAGGATGGATACAGAAGTGTGAACGGATTTTTCGACAAGGGAAGAGCAGCCGCAATTTGCGCAAGAGGGGCTATAACATTATTCACCTCAGGAATAAAGTTTCGCTGGCGCACGCTGTCAGGTATCACGTTTCAGCACGAGCGGTGAGGGTTGTCCCCATTGGCTGGTGAATACGAACTTGACCAATGGCTTTCGCTGCCGTGGCGTCTGGTCGCGCTCCTTTAGAGCATCTAGCAGCGTGGCCGGGTCGTCTTTGTATCCGATGGCCATGGCAGTCCGTGCCGCAAAATGCTCCGGTATCCGGTAAAGCTCCCGTACTTTATCGGGAAGGATGCCGATCATCTGATGGACTGAGAGACCTCGTGACGTTGCTTCCACCACCAGATTCCCGGCGGCCAGACCCAGATCATGTACGGCAGCCTGGTTGTCTTGCTTGTTCTTTGTAAATTTCAAACTCACGACGCTCAGAACAAGCACCGGCGCCGTCTTCGCCCACGTTTGGTTTGTTTCCACAAGACAGGAAAGGAGTCTGTCGAACTCCAAGGAGTTATCCCGTGTCGCCACTAGATAGTTCCATGGCTGCTCATTATAAGAGGATGCCGCCCAGCGTGCCGCCTCAAACAGCGAACGAAGGTCAGAATCCGACACAGGACGGTCTTCGAAACAGCAGGGGCTCCACCGTTCCGCGAGGAGTTTTAGGATGTGATGGTCAGTTGTTGCTTTTTTGATGTTCATAACGCCCTTCTGTAATTCTGTGACATTCAGGATTTAATGTTTTTGGTTTTGAATCGAGGTCGATCACGACCTCTATCCTTGGATAAAGGCGAGTAGATCCTCGTTGATCTCGTGTTTGTGAGTGGTGCATAAACCGTGCGGCGCGCCCTTGTAGATCTTCAGTGTCGCCTTCTTGACCAGCTTCGCCGACAGCAGGGCGGAGTTTGCAATCGGTACGATTTGGTCATCGTCACCGTGAAGGATGAGTGTCGGCACGTCGAACTTCTTGAGGTCCTCGGTGAAATCCGTCTCTGAGAATGCCTTAATGCAGTCGTAGGTGCCTTTAATGCTTGCCAGCATCGCTTGGAGCCAGAATGACTCTCGCACGCCTTCCGAAATCTTTGTGCCCGGCAGGTTAAATCCGTAGAATGCCATCGTGAGGTCCTTCCAGAATT from the Verrucomicrobiota bacterium genome contains:
- a CDS encoding nitroreductase family protein, translated to MNIKKATTDHHILKLLAERWSPCCFEDRPVSDSDLRSLFEAARWAASSYNEQPWNYLVATRDNSLEFDRLLSCLVETNQTWAKTAPVLVLSVVSLKFTKNKQDNQAAVHDLGLAAGNLVVEATSRGLSVHQMIGILPDKVRELYRIPEHFAARTAMAIGYKDDPATLLDALKERDQTPRQRKPLVKFVFTSQWGQPSPLVLKRDT